A stretch of Pseudoclavibacter chungangensis DNA encodes these proteins:
- a CDS encoding type I restriction-modification system subunit M, whose amino-acid sequence MAPTTKEAQRAELHKTIWRIANDLRGSVDGWDFKSYVLGMLFYRFISENLTAYLNKNEHDAGEVSFDYRLAADSDAEFARDEVVAEKGFYILPSDLFANVRDRAAGDENLNETLERVFKNIEASALGTDSEGDIKGLFDDLDVNSNKLGSTVAKRNQKLVKLLDAIGDLPLGRWENNSIDLFGDAYEYLMQMYAANAGKSGGEYYTPQEVSELLARITVVGKTQVNKVYDPAVGSGSLLLKFDKVLGKNNVRQGFYGQEINLTTYNIARINMFLHDVNYADFNLAHGDTLIDPQHWDDEPFEAIVSNPPYSIKWEGDANPLLINDERFAPAGVLAPKSKADLAFTMHMLSWLAVNGTAAIVEFPGVLYRGGAERKIRQYLVDNNYIDTVIQLPPDLFFGTTIATCILVLKKSKKTGDVLFIDASAEFKRVGNKNKLLEEHQARILEAFTTREPEDYFTTVVSNEDIAANDYNIAVSSYVEAEDTREEVDIAELNAEIARIVARQAELRTAIDEIVADLEGARS is encoded by the coding sequence ATGGCACCGACGACCAAAGAGGCGCAGCGAGCAGAGTTGCACAAGACGATCTGGCGCATCGCCAATGACCTGCGCGGCAGCGTCGATGGGTGGGACTTCAAGTCCTACGTGCTGGGAATGCTCTTCTACCGGTTCATTTCTGAGAACCTCACGGCGTACCTCAACAAGAACGAGCACGATGCGGGCGAGGTGTCGTTCGACTACCGGCTGGCGGCGGATTCTGACGCGGAGTTCGCTCGCGACGAGGTTGTCGCGGAGAAGGGGTTCTATATCCTGCCGTCCGACTTGTTCGCCAATGTGCGCGATCGTGCCGCGGGCGACGAGAATCTCAACGAGACGCTCGAGCGGGTCTTCAAGAACATCGAGGCGTCGGCGCTGGGTACGGACAGTGAGGGCGACATCAAGGGGCTGTTCGATGATCTGGATGTCAACAGCAACAAGTTGGGCTCGACGGTCGCCAAGCGCAATCAGAAGCTGGTGAAGCTGCTCGACGCGATCGGCGACCTGCCGCTGGGGCGGTGGGAGAACAACTCGATCGACCTGTTCGGTGACGCCTACGAGTACCTGATGCAGATGTACGCCGCCAACGCCGGCAAGTCTGGTGGGGAGTACTACACGCCGCAGGAGGTCTCCGAGCTGCTGGCGCGCATCACGGTGGTCGGCAAGACACAGGTCAACAAGGTCTATGACCCGGCGGTGGGCTCCGGGTCGCTGCTGCTGAAGTTCGACAAGGTGCTCGGCAAGAACAACGTCCGTCAGGGGTTCTACGGTCAGGAGATCAACCTGACCACGTACAACATCGCACGGATCAACATGTTCCTGCACGACGTCAACTACGCCGACTTCAACCTCGCCCACGGCGACACCCTCATCGATCCACAGCATTGGGACGACGAGCCGTTCGAGGCGATCGTCTCCAACCCGCCCTACTCGATCAAGTGGGAGGGCGATGCCAACCCACTGCTCATCAACGATGAACGGTTCGCACCGGCAGGAGTCCTCGCGCCGAAGTCGAAGGCCGACCTCGCGTTCACGATGCACATGCTCAGCTGGCTGGCCGTCAACGGCACCGCGGCGATCGTTGAGTTTCCTGGCGTGCTGTATCGCGGCGGGGCGGAGAGGAAGATTCGGCAGTACCTCGTTGACAACAACTACATCGATACCGTGATCCAGTTGCCGCCCGACCTGTTCTTCGGCACGACGATCGCGACCTGCATCCTCGTGCTGAAGAAGTCGAAGAAGACCGGCGACGTGCTGTTCATCGATGCTTCGGCGGAGTTCAAGCGGGTCGGCAACAAGAACAAGCTGCTCGAGGAGCACCAGGCGAGGATCCTCGAGGCGTTCACGACGCGCGAGCCCGAGGACTACTTCACCACCGTCGTGAGCAACGAGGACATTGCCGCCAACGACTACAACATCGCGGTGTCGTCGTATGTAGAGGCCGAGGACACTCGCGAGGAAGTCGACATCGCGGAGTTGAACGCCGAGATCGCGCGCATCGTCGCGCGCCAGGCCGAGCTCCGCACCGCAATCGACGAGATCGTGGCGGATCTGGAAGGTGCGCGGTCATGA
- a CDS encoding glycosyltransferase family 4 protein has protein sequence MFDCRYVRTDRHDGISRYSLELVTALAKLHPVTMLIHDAHQLEVLPSLPFEQISSPTSVREPFVARQVRRFHPDVVVSPMQTMGSIGRSYGLVLTIHDLIYYVNRTPPRQFAWPLRLLWRLYHLSYAPQRLLLRGADQVATISRTTRELMRRNRLTRRPIPIVTNAPDERFRRAVPGQPPERRSLVYMGSFMPYKNVETIARALHELDGWVLHLCSRADEATLERLRALAPDGSIVAHQGVSDTEYLSLLAETTALVTVSRNEGFGLPVIEGMAAGVPVICSDIPVFREIGADAAVFVDPDSPSALARAAHELEDDAVWEARARAGIARAADFTWEASAQSLLEACRSVHEVRSRP, from the coding sequence ATGTTCGACTGCCGCTACGTGCGCACGGACCGACACGACGGCATCTCGCGCTACTCGCTCGAACTCGTGACCGCTCTCGCGAAACTGCATCCGGTGACGATGCTCATCCACGACGCGCACCAGCTCGAGGTGCTGCCCTCGTTGCCGTTCGAACAGATCTCGAGCCCGACGAGCGTGCGCGAGCCGTTCGTCGCGCGACAGGTGCGTCGCTTCCACCCCGACGTCGTCGTGAGCCCCATGCAGACGATGGGTTCGATCGGTCGCAGCTACGGGCTCGTGCTCACGATCCACGACCTCATCTACTACGTCAACCGGACGCCGCCCCGACAGTTCGCGTGGCCGCTGCGATTGCTCTGGCGGCTCTACCACCTCTCCTATGCGCCGCAGCGCCTCCTGTTGCGGGGTGCCGACCAGGTGGCGACGATCTCGCGCACGACGCGCGAGCTCATGCGCCGCAACCGGCTCACGCGACGTCCGATACCGATCGTCACGAACGCGCCCGACGAACGGTTCCGCCGTGCCGTTCCAGGCCAGCCGCCCGAGCGTCGGAGCCTCGTCTACATGGGGTCGTTCATGCCCTACAAGAACGTCGAGACGATCGCCCGTGCCCTGCACGAACTCGACGGCTGGGTGCTGCACCTGTGTTCGCGGGCGGACGAGGCGACGCTCGAACGACTGCGTGCCCTCGCACCCGACGGATCGATCGTCGCGCACCAGGGGGTGAGCGACACGGAGTATCTCTCGCTGCTCGCCGAGACGACGGCGCTCGTGACGGTCTCGCGCAACGAGGGGTTCGGTCTTCCCGTCATCGAGGGCATGGCGGCCGGCGTCCCCGTCATCTGCAGCGACATTCCCGTGTTCCGTGAGATCGGTGCGGATGCGGCCGTCTTCGTCGATCCGGACTCGCCGTCGGCGCTCGCGCGGGCCGCGCACGAGTTGGAGGACGACGCGGTGTGGGAGGCTCGCGCGCGGGCCGGCATCGCCCGCGCCGCCGACTTCACGTGGGAGGCGTCCGCGCAGAGCCTGCTCGAGGCGTGCCGCTCGGTGCACGAGGTCCGCTCGCGACCCTGA
- a CDS encoding alpha/beta fold hydrolase, protein MHIHTPIDAALAAIPVVEHVAPIGGSETVWWEYGPTDAAHTIVLVHGFRGTHHGLLSVVAQLPDIRFLAPDLPGFGRSGPMPTGHGLDDYAGWLREFLGYVDPTCEAVALGHSFGSLVVARDVRALAPRRIVLVNPIAAPALEGPDRVGTWLAVLYYRLGALLPRRLGTALVTNRLITRIMSEIMAVTRRPALRAWIHREHDLHFSEFADRDTLAEAFRASVSDAVLAHAAEFPTGTTLVAGERDVIAPLAAQRSLHRAMPGSTLHVIGGVGHLIHYETPAAVARILRGVLDGPSDSSEAP, encoded by the coding sequence TCCGAGACGGTCTGGTGGGAGTACGGCCCCACCGACGCCGCCCACACGATCGTGCTCGTCCACGGCTTCCGCGGAACGCACCACGGGCTGCTGTCCGTCGTCGCACAGCTCCCCGACATCAGGTTCCTCGCACCGGATCTGCCGGGCTTCGGACGAAGCGGTCCGATGCCGACGGGGCACGGGCTCGACGACTACGCGGGTTGGCTGCGGGAGTTCCTCGGGTACGTCGACCCGACGTGCGAGGCGGTCGCGCTCGGCCACTCGTTCGGCTCGCTCGTCGTGGCCCGCGACGTCCGCGCACTCGCGCCGCGACGGATCGTGCTCGTCAATCCGATCGCCGCGCCCGCCCTCGAGGGGCCGGACCGCGTGGGCACGTGGCTCGCGGTCCTGTACTACCGACTCGGTGCGCTCCTGCCGCGCCGTCTCGGGACGGCACTCGTCACGAACCGCCTCATCACCCGCATCATGAGCGAGATCATGGCGGTCACGCGCCGCCCCGCGCTGCGCGCGTGGATCCATCGTGAACACGATCTGCACTTCTCGGAGTTCGCCGATCGGGACACCCTCGCCGAAGCGTTCCGCGCGTCGGTGAGCGACGCCGTGCTCGCCCATGCGGCCGAGTTCCCCACGGGGACGACGCTCGTCGCGGGGGAGCGGGACGTCATCGCACCGCTCGCGGCACAGCGATCCCTGCACCGCGCGATGCCGGGTTCCACGCTCCACGTCATCGGGGGCGTGGGGCATCTCATCCACTACGAGACCCCGGCCGCCGTCGCACGCATCCTCCGGGGCGTGCTGGACGGTCCGTCCGACAGCTCGGAGGCGCCGTGA
- a CDS encoding Sir2 family NAD-dependent protein deacetylase yields MAPVPTPSALVELLRDRPTAVLTGAGLSTDSGIPDYRGDGSKPRRSPMTFQRFVASEDARRRYWAGSSMGWLRFARSRPNDGHVALADLERAGVVTGIATQNVDGLHRRAGSQRVLELHGSLDTVSCLDCGTRFPRAEVDVRLREVNPWLPTDPDLVPLNPDGDAEFAEIDRFVVPPCPVCGGILKPDVVFFGEFVRPETTTAAEALVDEADALLVAGSSLVVNTGVRLVHRAKRRGIPVGIVNRGPTETDALADVRIEDGTSEVLRALADALAARTDNAVG; encoded by the coding sequence ATGGCCCCCGTCCCGACCCCGTCCGCACTCGTCGAGCTCCTGCGTGACCGACCGACCGCGGTGCTCACGGGCGCGGGGCTCTCGACCGACTCCGGGATCCCCGACTACCGCGGTGACGGCTCGAAGCCGCGACGCTCCCCCATGACGTTCCAGCGCTTCGTCGCGAGCGAGGACGCGCGCAGGCGATACTGGGCGGGCTCCTCGATGGGGTGGCTGCGGTTCGCCCGGTCTCGCCCGAACGACGGACACGTCGCCCTGGCCGACCTCGAACGTGCGGGCGTCGTCACTGGCATCGCGACGCAGAACGTCGACGGCCTCCACCGGCGGGCGGGTTCACAGCGGGTCCTCGAACTGCACGGGAGCCTCGACACCGTGAGTTGCCTCGACTGCGGAACGCGCTTCCCACGCGCCGAGGTCGACGTGCGGTTGCGGGAGGTCAATCCGTGGCTCCCGACCGATCCCGACCTCGTACCGCTCAACCCCGACGGCGATGCGGAGTTCGCCGAGATCGACCGGTTCGTCGTCCCGCCGTGTCCCGTCTGCGGGGGCATCCTGAAACCGGACGTCGTCTTCTTCGGCGAGTTCGTCCGACCCGAGACGACGACGGCCGCCGAGGCGCTCGTCGACGAGGCCGATGCGCTCCTCGTCGCCGGTTCGAGTCTCGTCGTCAACACGGGGGTGCGGCTCGTGCACCGCGCGAAGCGACGCGGCATCCCGGTCGGGATCGTGAATCGCGGGCCGACCGAGACCGATGCACTCGCGGACGTGCGGATCGAGGACGGCACGAGCGAGGTCCTGCGTGCGCTCGCGGACGCGCTCGCGGCCCGCACCGACAACGCGGTGGGGTGA
- a CDS encoding TrmH family RNA methyltransferase has product MRVIPIDSTDRDDLADFGRLTDVALRRVLEPEGGLYLAESPKVIERAIRAGHRPRAVLLQESWLDDVAPLLAAFPDVPVYVGTSEVLESLTGFRMHRGALASMHRPELPAPGELLRDAHTVLVLEDVVDHTNVCGPKLAHPEPAAAPRRRSRIAVLEGLVDHTNVGSAFRNAAALGLDAVLVSPTCADPLYRRSVRVSMGTVFQVPWTRIPDWTKGIAELKAAGYVLAGMTLGEGAITLDELVAEDHEKLALVFGTEGHGITAETDALLDRRVTIPMMGGVDSLNVTAAAAVAFYATR; this is encoded by the coding sequence ATGCGCGTCATCCCCATCGACTCGACCGATCGCGACGACCTGGCCGACTTCGGGAGACTCACGGACGTCGCGCTCCGTCGCGTCCTCGAGCCCGAGGGCGGCCTGTACCTCGCCGAGTCACCGAAGGTCATCGAGCGCGCGATCAGGGCCGGGCACCGACCGCGCGCGGTGCTCCTGCAGGAGTCGTGGCTCGACGACGTCGCGCCGCTGCTCGCCGCGTTCCCCGACGTACCGGTGTACGTCGGGACGAGCGAGGTGCTCGAATCGCTCACGGGATTCCGCATGCACCGGGGGGCGCTCGCGTCGATGCACCGCCCCGAGCTGCCCGCACCGGGGGAGCTGCTCCGCGACGCGCACACCGTGCTCGTGCTCGAGGACGTCGTCGACCACACGAACGTGTGTGGTCCCAAACTAGCCCATCCGGAACCCGCCGCCGCGCCTCGCAGACGCAGTCGGATCGCGGTGCTGGAGGGGCTCGTTGACCATACCAACGTCGGCAGCGCCTTCCGTAATGCAGCCGCCTTGGGCCTCGATGCGGTGCTGGTGTCTCCGACCTGCGCTGACCCGCTGTACCGGCGCTCGGTACGGGTCTCGATGGGCACGGTCTTCCAAGTGCCGTGGACACGGATCCCCGATTGGACAAAGGGCATTGCGGAGCTCAAGGCGGCTGGCTATGTCCTGGCCGGCATGACGTTGGGGGAAGGCGCGATCACCCTCGACGAGCTGGTGGCCGAAGATCACGAGAAGCTCGCTCTCGTGTTCGGCACCGAAGGCCACGGCATCACCGCGGAGACTGATGCACTGCTCGACCGCCGGGTCACGATCCCGATGATGGGCGGAGTCGACTCGTTGAACGTGACGGCAGCCGCCGCCGTGGCGTTCTACGCGACGCGGTGA
- a CDS encoding restriction endonuclease subunit S, translating to MEYKQLGDVGTVVRGKRFVKDDMIDAGVPCVHYGEIYTKYGISAVQSISYVSHERARTLRFAQQGDVIMASAGETIEDIGKSVAWLGSEPIAIHDACYAFSSSMDPKFVSYFFASRSFRDQIRRSISSSKISSISTQNVAKARIPVPPLEVQREIVRVLDKFTQLEAELEAELEAELEARRAQYKHYRDELVGANGRRRIRLADLGTFVRGRRFTKNDVVESGIPSLRYGEIYTAYGTSATQALRNVRAELRDQLRYAQPGSVVFAGVGETVADVGKAVAWLGEEPIATHDDTFTFSSELNPKYVAYAVQTADFHQQKERHVSRAKVKRLSAMGLGAIEIPVPSLEEQESIVRSLDKFDALVGDISTGLPAELAARRKQYEHYRDRLLTFKELAS from the coding sequence GTGGAGTACAAACAACTTGGCGATGTCGGCACGGTCGTGCGGGGGAAGCGTTTCGTCAAAGATGACATGATCGACGCGGGTGTCCCGTGCGTTCACTATGGTGAGATATATACCAAGTACGGCATTTCTGCAGTTCAGAGCATCTCCTACGTATCGCATGAACGTGCACGCACACTTCGCTTCGCGCAGCAGGGCGACGTGATCATGGCATCAGCTGGCGAGACGATCGAAGACATTGGAAAGTCTGTCGCATGGTTGGGGAGTGAACCCATCGCGATCCATGATGCGTGCTATGCGTTCTCGAGCTCTATGGACCCCAAGTTTGTGTCGTACTTCTTCGCTTCCCGCTCGTTTAGAGACCAGATTAGGCGAAGCATCTCCTCCTCAAAGATCTCGTCGATCTCGACGCAGAACGTTGCGAAGGCACGCATCCCGGTTCCACCACTCGAGGTGCAGCGCGAGATCGTGCGAGTATTGGATAAGTTCACTCAGCTGGAAGCGGAGCTGGAAGCGGAGCTGGAAGCGGAGCTGGAAGCGCGGCGCGCCCAGTACAAGCACTATCGCGACGAACTCGTGGGTGCCAACGGTAGGCGAAGAATCAGGCTCGCCGATCTAGGGACATTCGTTCGAGGCCGCCGGTTCACCAAGAATGACGTCGTTGAGTCGGGTATCCCAAGCCTCCGCTACGGAGAGATCTACACTGCCTACGGGACTTCTGCGACACAGGCCTTGCGGAATGTTCGAGCCGAGCTGCGGGATCAGCTTCGTTATGCGCAACCCGGCAGCGTTGTGTTCGCTGGCGTCGGCGAGACAGTCGCAGACGTGGGGAAGGCAGTGGCTTGGCTCGGTGAAGAGCCGATCGCGACGCACGACGACACGTTTACTTTTAGCTCCGAGCTCAACCCGAAGTACGTGGCATATGCGGTTCAGACTGCTGATTTCCATCAGCAGAAGGAGCGCCACGTGTCGCGCGCAAAGGTCAAGAGGTTGTCGGCGATGGGTCTTGGCGCGATTGAGATCCCTGTGCCATCGCTAGAGGAACAGGAATCAATCGTCCGCTCGCTTGACAAGTTTGACGCTCTTGTGGGCGACATCAGTACCGGTCTCCCGGCAGAACTCGCTGCCCGTCGCAAGCAGTACGAGCACTACCGCGATCGGCTGCTGACGTTCAAGGAGCTGGCGTCGTGA
- a CDS encoding IS30 family transposase: protein MSRVGLSFSDRSEISTASKAGWGVRKIARHLGRCPSVVSRELRRNATKTRGYQAVTADVAAQRRRARPQQRKVAADPVLQARVNADLAASWTPNEIAGRLRLEATDPTVGRMANSPDAQGRTVSGEAIYQYIYAIPRGELARRGIFLQSKRTKRRPRTTGRSRGGPIIGMVPLSERGEDAAERRVPGHWEGDLIIGKNGASCAATLVERMSGFTGLLALPSKHAEGTADAVIEYFNELPQMMKASLAWDQGSEMAHHAKVTLATNMPVYFADPHSPWQRPSNENTNRLYREYLPKGTAIPDHQPYLTTIAEEINNRPRRRLGFLTPTEAFARLLAGEPHVASTP from the coding sequence ATGTCGCGGGTGGGGTTGTCGTTCAGTGACAGGTCGGAGATCTCCACGGCGTCGAAGGCGGGTTGGGGTGTGCGGAAGATTGCCCGTCACCTGGGGCGTTGCCCGTCAGTGGTCTCCAGGGAGCTGCGTCGGAACGCGACGAAGACCCGCGGCTACCAGGCCGTGACCGCAGACGTGGCCGCGCAGCGTCGCCGGGCCCGTCCGCAGCAGCGGAAGGTCGCGGCGGATCCGGTGCTGCAGGCGCGGGTGAATGCTGACCTAGCCGCATCGTGGACGCCGAACGAGATCGCGGGCCGCTTGCGCCTGGAGGCAACAGACCCGACTGTTGGCCGTATGGCGAACTCTCCTGATGCGCAGGGCCGCACCGTCTCTGGTGAAGCGATCTACCAGTACATCTACGCGATCCCGCGCGGGGAACTGGCCCGGCGCGGGATCTTTCTGCAGTCCAAGCGCACCAAGCGCAGGCCCCGCACTACGGGCCGGTCCCGGGGCGGGCCGATCATCGGGATGGTCCCGCTCTCAGAACGGGGCGAGGACGCCGCCGAGCGCCGGGTGCCAGGCCACTGGGAGGGGGACCTGATCATCGGGAAGAACGGTGCCTCCTGCGCGGCGACACTGGTGGAGCGGATGAGTGGTTTCACCGGGCTGCTGGCTCTGCCCTCCAAGCACGCCGAGGGCACCGCGGACGCGGTCATCGAGTATTTCAACGAGCTGCCCCAGATGATGAAGGCGTCACTCGCGTGGGACCAGGGCAGCGAGATGGCCCACCACGCGAAGGTCACCTTGGCCACGAACATGCCGGTCTACTTCGCCGACCCCCACTCGCCCTGGCAGCGACCCAGCAACGAGAACACCAACCGGCTCTACCGCGAGTACCTGCCCAAAGGCACGGCGATACCCGACCACCAGCCCTACCTGACCACGATCGCCGAGGAGATCAACAACCGGCCCCGCCGCCGGCTCGGCTTCCTGACACCGACCGAAGCATTCGCTCGACTACTGGCCGGCGAGCCCCATGTTGCTTCCACGCCTTGA
- a CDS encoding restriction endonuclease codes for MTDMPNWEGFMIPTLKVMSDGIIRHWREFQPLVADQAQLSDEQKKEMLPSGGALKYENRIGWGVSFLTNVGALRRPKRGHYQITDAGKQLIELFPNGAKERDIKALGADPSSPIREYVATTTRRTSESTTTAPTEESSMTPTEQVQSGVERIHDEIAVELLTRLQDKEPGFFEQAVVDLLLSMGYGGTTGAGSVTQLTNDGGIDGVIDQDILGLNRVYIQAKRYQDGNTVGRPDLQAFVGAISGKADSGVFITTSRFSDGARTYAENVPTRIILIDGTRLTSLMIRYGVGVQVKETYKLVEIDEDFFL; via the coding sequence ATGACGGACATGCCCAATTGGGAAGGCTTCATGATCCCGACGCTCAAGGTAATGAGCGATGGCATCATCCGCCACTGGCGCGAGTTTCAGCCTCTCGTAGCTGATCAGGCGCAGCTCAGCGATGAGCAGAAGAAGGAGATGCTTCCGTCCGGGGGCGCGCTCAAGTATGAGAACCGCATCGGCTGGGGCGTCTCGTTCTTGACGAACGTCGGCGCGCTCAGGCGTCCGAAGCGTGGTCACTACCAGATCACTGATGCCGGCAAGCAGCTCATCGAGCTGTTTCCGAATGGTGCCAAGGAACGTGACATCAAGGCGCTCGGTGCGGATCCCAGCTCGCCGATCCGCGAGTACGTGGCGACCACGACCCGCAGGACGAGCGAGTCTACAACGACCGCTCCGACCGAAGAGTCGTCGATGACTCCTACCGAGCAGGTGCAGAGCGGCGTCGAGCGAATCCACGACGAGATCGCGGTCGAGCTGCTCACTCGGCTGCAGGACAAAGAACCAGGCTTCTTCGAGCAGGCGGTTGTCGATCTCCTGCTGTCAATGGGCTACGGCGGCACCACCGGGGCCGGCAGCGTCACCCAGCTCACCAACGACGGAGGCATAGACGGTGTCATCGACCAGGACATCCTCGGCCTCAACCGCGTCTACATCCAGGCTAAGCGCTATCAAGACGGCAACACTGTCGGACGCCCCGACCTCCAGGCGTTCGTTGGAGCAATCAGCGGCAAAGCCGACAGCGGCGTTTTCATCACGACCAGCCGGTTCTCCGACGGCGCACGTACCTACGCCGAGAATGTGCCGACCCGCATCATCCTGATCGACGGCACACGCCTCACCAGCCTCATGATCCGATACGGCGTCGGCGTGCAAGTGAAAGAGACCTACAAGCTCGTCGAGATCGACGAGGACTTCTTCCTATGA